One Triticum dicoccoides isolate Atlit2015 ecotype Zavitan unplaced genomic scaffold, WEW_v2.0 scaffold9276, whole genome shotgun sequence DNA segment encodes these proteins:
- the LOC119348454 gene encoding probable leucine-rich repeat receptor-like protein kinase At2g33170, whose protein sequence is MQLRRHPAKTLPIELNGEAIVDSLTENNKKRVWASRMVRDDELYIIQVQGIVGISLPTTLVVKKCQNVNLALQVDDNVKHRYISEMLLLASNSHDNIIKVVDIIQREDANAIMLVYEYPVNGSLQPWLHQQMNAVRPLGWPERRVIAIGVANGLCHLHHRCKKPIIHHNINSNNILLDQNFKPVIASFDAAQMNMAGLDQPLPIVGLPLGNFGYSAPEYGVAASELTEKVDIYSYGVLLLELVTGRMANVAGADGHLATWARNNFTKLMANQQEMFQSAVDRDIPDQARYMKEMATVFMLGVDCTAVDPQKRPSMWMALKRLRRGYGRGPFRGLLTCYLL, encoded by the exons ATGCAGCTCCGGAGGCACCCTGCCAAGACGCTGCCTattgagctcaatggagaagccatAGTGGACAGCCTTACTGAAAATAATAAGAAAAGGGTGTGGGCTAGCAGAATGGTAAGGGATGACGAACTGTACATAATACAGGTTCAAGGCATTGTTGGCATCAGTCTCCCAACTACGCTGGTCGTCAAGAAGTGCCAGAACGTGAACCTAGCACTACAAGTGGATGACAATGTCAAGCACCGCTACATTTCAGAGATGCTCCTGTTAGCCAGCAACTCTCACGACAACATCATCAAAGTCGTAGACATCATCCAGAGGGAAGATGCCAATGCCATCATGCTCGTTTATGAGTATCCGGTGAATGGCAGCCTTCAACCCTGGCTGCACCAACAGATGAATGCTGTTCGGCCGCTGGGCTGGCCAGAGAGGAGGGTCATTGCCATTGGTGTGGCCAACGGGCTCTGCCACTTGCACCACAGATGCAAAAAGCCGATTATCCACCACaacatcaactccaacaacatctTGCTTGATCAGAATTTCAAGCCTGTGATAGCCAGTTTTGACGCTGCACAGATGAACATGGCCGGGCTCGACCAACCGTTGCCAATTGTGGGCCTGCCTCTAGGGAACTTTGGTTACTCAGCTCCAG AATACGGGGTCGCAGCAAGCGAGCTGACGGAGAAGGTAGACATTTACAGCTATGGTGTGCTGCTACTGGAGCTCGTCACGGGGCGGATGGCCAATGTAGCTGGAGCGGATGGTCATTTGGCGACCTGGGCGCGGAACAACTTCACTAAGCTGATGGCAAACCAACAGGAAATGTTCCAGAGTGCCGTGGACCGGGACATCCCAGATCAAGCGCGGTACATGAAGGAGATGGCAACTGTGTTCATGCTGGGTGTTGATTGCACCGCTGTTGATCCACAGAAAAGGCCGTCCATGTGGATGGCTCTCAAACGACTCCGCCGCGGCTACGGGCGCGGCCCATTCCGTGGCCTCCTCACCTGCTATCTGCTGTGA